From a single Gemmatimonadota bacterium genomic region:
- the dapB gene encoding 4-hydroxy-tetrahydrodipicolinate reductase, producing MKIGLLGYGRMGRMVEQAAQARGHLVVLRVDPQGEDGAVGAATAPTDLTARLRAEAPDVLIDFTTADAVLPNLDAALAAQVPLVVGTTGWSDHLEEARTRVQKAGGALLHGSNFSIGANLFARIVRNAGRLFDRFADYDPYVLEYHHRLKVDAPSGTAETLARSLLETLGRKRRLQVGNPEGRIAEDALQVSSVRAGHAFGLHEVGFDGEVDRITLMHEAKSRMGFAQGAVFAAEWIQGRSGVFSIEDALFGESDDA from the coding sequence ATGAAGATCGGTCTCTTGGGATACGGCCGCATGGGCCGCATGGTGGAGCAGGCTGCCCAGGCCCGGGGGCACTTGGTGGTGCTGCGCGTGGACCCCCAGGGTGAGGATGGCGCCGTGGGGGCGGCCACCGCCCCGACCGACCTGACGGCTCGCCTCCGCGCGGAGGCACCCGACGTGCTGATCGACTTCACCACGGCGGACGCCGTGCTCCCCAACCTGGATGCCGCCCTGGCCGCGCAGGTCCCCCTGGTGGTGGGCACCACCGGCTGGTCGGACCACCTGGAAGAGGCGCGTACCCGCGTACAGAAGGCCGGCGGGGCTTTGCTCCACGGTTCCAACTTCTCGATCGGGGCCAACCTGTTCGCTCGGATCGTCCGGAACGCGGGCCGGCTGTTCGACCGCTTCGCCGACTACGATCCCTACGTGCTGGAGTACCACCACCGACTCAAGGTCGACGCGCCGAGCGGCACCGCGGAGACCTTGGCGAGGAGTCTGCTGGAGACGCTCGGTCGCAAGCGGAGATTGCAGGTGGGCAACCCGGAGGGGCGCATCGCCGAGGATGCCCTCCAGGTGAGCAGCGTGCGGGCAGGCCACGCCTTCGGACTCCACGAGGTGGGCTTCGACGGAGAGGTGGACCGCATCACACTCATGCACGAAGCCAAGAGCCGCATGGGCTTCGCCCAGGGGGCCGTCTTCGCCGCCGAGTGGATCCAGGGACGCAGCGGAGTGTTTTCGATCGAGGATGCCTTGTTCGGAGAGAGTGACGATGCCTGA